The following proteins are co-located in the Pseudomonas synxantha genome:
- a CDS encoding efflux transporter outer membrane subunit, translating into MKRLLPTAALGLLLSACQVVGPDYKLPEQAAVNRGDLQGPIMGEGSNVVSAPVPTDWWKLYNDPRLDQLVQQAMASNTDLRVAAANLQRSRYQVQQAESAGGWSAGAKAEAQRLQESGEAFLLPDKVPVGNIGSVGITTSYQFDLFGTLQRGIESAKASADATQAAADIARITLVADVVRSYTQVCAANEELAIANQSLDLQAQSTKLTQRLRDAGRGDETQVTRSQTQYKSLRAEMPRYEASRQAGLFRLSMLLAKPVDQLPAGTNSCAELPHIAQLLPVGDGATLLKRRPDVRQAERQLAAATARIGVATGALYPDISIGATVGTVGLLENLGTPATNRWGFGPMISWTLPTNGARARIHEAEAATQGALAHFDGVVLNAIRETQTGLAQYTAVLQRRDALAEAEQSARQAADQTHRFFQAGRESFLADLQATRTYTEMRAQLAAANTQVAMSQIDLFLALGGGWESGRTQGTKPGKP; encoded by the coding sequence ATGAAGCGGCTGTTGCCAACCGCTGCCCTGGGGTTGTTGCTGTCGGCCTGCCAAGTGGTGGGCCCGGATTACAAACTGCCGGAACAGGCTGCAGTCAACCGTGGCGACCTGCAAGGGCCGATCATGGGCGAGGGCAGCAACGTGGTCTCGGCGCCGGTGCCGACCGATTGGTGGAAGCTGTACAACGACCCACGCCTGGACCAACTGGTGCAGCAGGCCATGGCCTCCAACACCGACCTGCGCGTGGCCGCCGCCAACCTGCAGCGTTCGCGTTACCAGGTGCAGCAAGCCGAATCCGCCGGCGGCTGGAGTGCCGGCGCCAAGGCTGAGGCCCAGCGCTTGCAGGAATCTGGCGAAGCATTCTTGCTGCCGGACAAAGTCCCGGTCGGCAATATCGGCAGCGTCGGCATCACCACCTCCTATCAATTCGACCTGTTCGGCACCTTGCAGCGCGGCATCGAAAGCGCCAAGGCCAGTGCCGACGCAACCCAGGCCGCTGCCGATATCGCCCGCATCACCCTGGTGGCTGATGTGGTGCGCTCCTACACCCAGGTGTGCGCGGCCAACGAAGAGCTGGCAATTGCCAACCAGTCCCTCGACCTGCAAGCCCAGAGCACCAAACTGACCCAGCGCCTGCGCGATGCCGGGCGCGGCGATGAAACCCAGGTGACCCGTTCGCAAACCCAATACAAATCCCTGCGTGCCGAGATGCCGCGCTACGAAGCCTCGCGCCAGGCCGGGCTGTTCCGCTTGTCGATGCTGCTGGCCAAACCGGTGGACCAGCTGCCGGCCGGCACCAATAGCTGCGCCGAGCTGCCGCATATTGCCCAACTGCTGCCGGTAGGCGACGGCGCCACGTTGCTCAAGCGCCGCCCCGACGTGCGCCAGGCCGAACGCCAACTGGCCGCCGCCACCGCGCGCATCGGCGTGGCGACCGGCGCGCTGTACCCGGATATCAGCATCGGCGCCACGGTAGGCACCGTGGGCCTGCTGGAAAACCTCGGCACCCCGGCCACCAACCGCTGGGGCTTTGGCCCGATGATCAGTTGGACCCTACCGACCAACGGTGCCCGCGCACGTATCCATGAAGCCGAAGCCGCGACCCAGGGTGCCCTGGCCCACTTCGATGGCGTGGTACTCAACGCCATCCGCGAAACCCAGACCGGGCTGGCGCAATACACCGCCGTATTGCAGCGCCGCGACGCCCTGGCCGAAGCCGAACAATCGGCGCGGCAGGCAGCGGACCAGACCCACCGCTTCTTCCAGGCCGGCCGCGAATCGTTCCTGGCCGACCTGCAAGCCACGCGCACCTACACCGAGATGCGTGCGCAGCTGGCGGCGGCCAACACCCAGGTTGCCATGAGCCAGATCGATCTGTTCCTGGCCTTGGGCGGCGGTTGGGAAAGCGGACGAACGCAAGGTACAAAACCCGGCAAACCGTGA
- a CDS encoding DUF1656 domain-containing protein — MIGDLDISGVFLPTLLVLMGITYVLFLVVHGLLTRMHFYRLVWHRALFNVGLYALLLGAVDSLSRYLMT; from the coding sequence ATGATCGGTGATCTGGATATCAGCGGGGTGTTCCTGCCCACGCTGCTGGTGCTGATGGGCATTACCTATGTGTTGTTTCTGGTGGTGCACGGGCTGTTGACGCGCATGCACTTCTATCGCTTGGTCTGGCACCGGGCATTGTTCAATGTGGGGCTGTACGCGCTGTTGCTGGGCGCGGTGGACTCACTCAGTCGATATTTGATGACATGA
- a CDS encoding YdgA family protein, translated as MNKPAVVFLGFVVAIGAVSAGGAWYTGKQLEPVLQTAIQNANKELQTSMAGVDGTLALELVSLDRGVFSSTAHYRLKGQGSVFGEDNPNPELLFVDHIEHGPLPFSRLVTLKWLPVMATSHYELEKNPTTEKWFAASKDVSPLKGVANIGYSRSVTGNIELLPLEFKDDTSSVSFSGANLDFDSSAEGQKVKADGFMNSLKIAAVDANGAPFEAELAGLTVASNLEKSTFGFYTGQNTVELTDTKVTFGPQKAVLTLKGFEQKDSTQAKDNNLAGRVDYKIDEIGYQGKPVGSAAMAVSMKNVDIPAMLVLTKLYQDKMQPVQAAAAAGQPVPELQLTEAEQTLAEANVNQVLAAKPQLAVENLSLKTTHGESKFNLVVDLAKPTSMELPPVELGKQMVALLDANLTLSKPMISDVAALQAQVGGVTDPKAIEQQSQMAADMVSSMAVGTQMATLVGTDVVSKLHYANNEVTFNGQKMTVEQFISFVMSKVGAVSGAQ; from the coding sequence ATGAATAAGCCAGCCGTTGTTTTCTTGGGTTTTGTTGTCGCCATCGGCGCCGTCAGTGCGGGCGGTGCCTGGTACACCGGCAAGCAACTGGAGCCGGTCTTGCAGACCGCGATCCAGAACGCCAACAAAGAGCTGCAGACCTCCATGGCCGGCGTCGACGGCACCCTGGCCCTGGAGCTGGTGTCCCTGGACCGTGGCGTGTTCAGCAGCACCGCGCACTACCGCCTCAAGGGCCAGGGCAGCGTTTTCGGTGAAGACAACCCGAACCCCGAGTTGCTGTTCGTCGACCACATCGAGCACGGCCCGCTGCCATTCTCGCGCCTGGTGACCCTCAAATGGCTGCCGGTCATGGCCACCAGTCACTACGAACTGGAAAAGAACCCCACCACGGAAAAATGGTTCGCCGCCAGCAAAGACGTGTCGCCGCTCAAAGGCGTGGCGAATATCGGCTATAGCCGCTCGGTCACCGGCAACATCGAACTGCTGCCCCTGGAGTTCAAGGACGACACCTCCTCGGTGAGCTTCTCCGGCGCCAACCTGGACTTCGACAGCAGCGCCGAAGGCCAGAAGGTCAAGGCTGACGGTTTCATGAACAGCCTCAAGATTGCAGCGGTGGATGCCAACGGCGCGCCGTTCGAAGCCGAACTGGCCGGTCTGACCGTGGCCAGCAACCTGGAGAAATCCACCTTCGGTTTCTACACCGGCCAGAACACCGTGGAGCTGACCGACACCAAGGTCACCTTTGGCCCGCAGAAAGCTGTGCTGACCCTCAAGGGCTTCGAGCAGAAAGACTCCACCCAAGCCAAGGACAACAACCTGGCCGGCCGCGTCGACTACAAGATCGACGAGATCGGTTACCAGGGTAAGCCTGTCGGTTCGGCCGCCATGGCCGTGAGCATGAAGAACGTCGATATCCCGGCGATGCTGGTGCTGACCAAGCTCTACCAGGACAAGATGCAACCGGTGCAAGCCGCGGCCGCCGCTGGCCAACCGGTGCCGGAACTGCAATTGACCGAAGCCGAGCAGACCCTTGCCGAAGCCAATGTCAACCAGGTGCTGGCCGCCAAGCCGCAACTGGCCGTGGAAAACCTGTCGTTGAAAACCACCCACGGCGAAAGCAAATTCAACCTGGTGGTCGACCTGGCCAAGCCAACGTCCATGGAACTGCCGCCGGTTGAACTGGGCAAGCAAATGGTCGCGCTGCTGGATGCCAACCTGACCCTGTCCAAGCCGATGATCAGCGACGTGGCGGCCCTGCAAGCCCAGGTCGGTGGCGTGACTGACCCAAAGGCCATCGAGCAGCAGTCGCAGATGGCGGCCGATATGGTCAGCAGCATGGCGGTCGGCACCCAAATGGCGACTCTGGTGGGCACCGATGTGGTTTCCAAGCTGCACTACGCCAACAACGAAGTGACCTTCAACGGCCAGAAGATGACTGTTGAGCAGTTCATCAGCTTTGTGATGTCCAAGGTCGGTGCAGTAAGCGGCGCCCAGTAA
- the pgaA gene encoding poly-beta-1,6 N-acetyl-D-glucosamine export porin PgaA has protein sequence MLRIHPLSASGQLRLLIGAALCGPLLMPAYAVADPAYDALIIQARNGHFTPALTQLRQLSAERQSPGQVSDHLVIAGWAGQDAEVLKVYEAQGKYRNLTTQALATVARTYRNQKQWAQAEAVYRQALLREPNNVDLQLGQALTQADGGKANEAVQRLRTMVAAQPNDPNRRMALGYALTRAGLNYDALFEFDQAFIRAGDKPEVAREYIVALQKARMPEPALRLSAKRPGLVDAVTQRRLEGDLAAERVRMAEFATRTEKERYVIADRALQDYDKLISRWGPDTTAHDDVVGWRIDRLGALKARARTAEVIREYETLTAEGVQLPTYAVRWVAASYLDQRLPEKAAPLYRQALTAADADVGDHVKDSTALFYALLENDQVDEARAVATQLASTEKPRVELKGLPIGNPNDEWMDAQQLAAQAGTYGADLDASEQSLEDLGSKAPGSIGVRLAQAEMYRAREWPRRAEDSLKETENQSPRDIGVEMSQGFTALDLQEWRQLDLLTDDVVARAPDNRQVQRLKRLRDVHDMAEVRVEAYTGKSFGGGNNQEAGAVSGSRDWGIESVIYTPPIDEDWRVFAGVGYGTADFAEGTGHHRWQRVGVERRTRDMTIEAEVSNHSYGDGSKQGASVSIARDINDHWQYGGSLGYLLNTTPLRALNDGVTANGGSGFIRWRANESREWKLTVSPSHFSDGNDRVEALLTGREGIYSSPKVQVELGLDVGASRNSKEDTIYFNPKSDFSVLPTVNVNHVLYHRYETQWSQQFQVGAGTYSQKDYSTGGVGLIGYGQRFRWNDVLEAGANLSLVGRPYDGERERDLRLLLDLTYRF, from the coding sequence ATGTTGCGAATCCATCCACTCAGTGCATCAGGCCAGTTGCGACTGCTCATTGGAGCAGCCTTGTGCGGCCCATTGCTGATGCCGGCCTATGCCGTGGCTGACCCTGCCTACGACGCCCTGATCATCCAGGCCCGCAACGGTCACTTCACGCCCGCCTTGACCCAGTTGCGCCAACTGTCCGCCGAACGCCAGAGCCCAGGCCAGGTCAGCGACCACCTGGTGATCGCCGGCTGGGCCGGGCAAGACGCCGAAGTACTGAAGGTGTACGAGGCACAAGGCAAGTATCGCAACCTCACCACCCAGGCGCTCGCCACGGTAGCGCGCACCTATCGTAATCAAAAGCAGTGGGCCCAGGCCGAGGCGGTCTATCGCCAGGCGTTGCTGCGTGAACCGAATAACGTCGACCTGCAACTGGGCCAGGCCCTGACCCAGGCCGATGGCGGCAAAGCCAATGAGGCGGTGCAACGCCTGCGCACGATGGTGGCAGCACAACCCAATGACCCCAACCGCCGCATGGCCCTGGGTTATGCGCTGACGCGTGCCGGCTTGAACTACGACGCGCTGTTTGAGTTCGACCAAGCCTTTATCCGCGCCGGCGACAAGCCGGAAGTGGCCCGCGAATACATCGTCGCCCTGCAAAAAGCCCGCATGCCGGAGCCTGCCCTGCGCCTGTCGGCCAAGCGCCCCGGCCTTGTGGATGCGGTCACCCAGCGCCGCCTGGAAGGCGACCTCGCCGCCGAGCGCGTACGCATGGCCGAGTTCGCCACGCGCACTGAGAAGGAGCGCTATGTCATCGCTGATCGCGCCCTGCAGGATTACGACAAATTGATCAGCCGCTGGGGCCCGGACACCACTGCCCACGACGACGTGGTGGGCTGGCGCATTGACCGTCTGGGCGCACTCAAGGCGCGGGCGCGCACGGCTGAGGTGATCCGCGAGTACGAAACCCTCACGGCCGAGGGCGTGCAATTGCCGACCTATGCCGTGCGCTGGGTGGCCGCGTCCTACCTCGATCAGCGCCTGCCGGAAAAAGCCGCGCCGCTGTACCGCCAGGCGCTGACCGCAGCGGACGCCGACGTTGGTGATCACGTCAAAGACAGCACGGCCCTGTTCTACGCCCTGTTGGAAAACGACCAGGTCGATGAGGCGCGTGCGGTCGCCACGCAGTTGGCCAGCACCGAGAAGCCTCGGGTCGAACTCAAGGGCCTGCCCATTGGCAACCCCAACGACGAGTGGATGGACGCCCAGCAATTGGCGGCCCAGGCCGGCACCTATGGGGCTGACCTGGATGCCAGCGAACAGAGCCTGGAAGACCTGGGCAGCAAAGCCCCCGGCAGCATCGGTGTGCGCCTGGCACAGGCGGAAATGTACCGGGCCCGTGAATGGCCAAGGCGCGCTGAAGACTCCCTCAAGGAGACTGAAAACCAGAGCCCCCGCGACATCGGTGTAGAAATGTCCCAAGGCTTCACCGCGCTGGACCTGCAGGAATGGCGGCAACTGGATCTGCTCACCGATGATGTCGTCGCCCGTGCCCCGGACAACCGCCAGGTACAGCGCCTCAAGCGCCTGCGCGATGTGCACGACATGGCCGAAGTGCGGGTGGAAGCCTACACCGGTAAAAGCTTCGGTGGCGGCAATAACCAAGAAGCCGGCGCGGTGTCGGGTAGCCGTGACTGGGGCATAGAAAGTGTGATCTACACCCCGCCCATCGACGAAGACTGGCGCGTGTTTGCCGGCGTCGGCTATGGCACTGCCGATTTTGCCGAAGGCACCGGCCATCACCGCTGGCAGCGTGTGGGTGTGGAGCGGCGCACCCGCGACATGACCATCGAAGCGGAGGTGTCCAACCATTCCTATGGCGATGGCTCAAAGCAAGGCGCGAGCGTGTCGATCGCCCGCGACATCAACGACCACTGGCAGTACGGCGGCAGCCTTGGCTACCTGCTCAACACCACGCCACTGCGGGCGTTGAATGATGGGGTCACGGCCAACGGCGGCAGCGGTTTTATCCGCTGGCGTGCGAATGAAAGCCGCGAGTGGAAACTGACTGTCAGCCCGTCCCATTTCAGCGATGGCAACGACCGAGTGGAAGCCTTGCTCACGGGCCGCGAAGGCATCTATAGCTCTCCGAAAGTACAAGTGGAGCTGGGCCTGGACGTCGGTGCCAGCCGCAACAGCAAGGAAGACACGATCTACTTCAACCCCAAGTCCGACTTCAGCGTGTTGCCCACCGTCAACGTCAACCATGTGCTGTATCACCGCTACGAAACCCAGTGGAGTCAGCAGTTCCAGGTCGGCGCAGGCACCTATAGCCAGAAGGATTACTCCACCGGTGGCGTTGGCTTGATCGGCTACGGCCAACGCTTTCGCTGGAATGACGTGCTGGAAGCCGGCGCCAACCTGAGCCTGGTCGGCCGACCTTATGACGGCGAGCGCGAACGTGATCTGCGCCTGCTCCTCGACCTCACTTACCGTTTCTAG
- a CDS encoding IS481 family transposase — MPWTTRDTMSLKEEFVALARQPGSNKRELCRRFGISPQTAYKWLKRYEALGQPGLQEKSRRPASSPKLTQTALEAQVITLRQAHPAWGGRTISSLLEKRIAPSTVTNILHRHDLIQPSLKEHSATLRFEHDAPNDLWQMDFKGHFALQQGRCHPLTLLDDHSRFSLAIEACDNERGATVKEKMIEVFQRYGLPVRINVDNGAPWGSPRNPGEVSELSIWLIRLGIRISFSRPRHPQTNGKIERFHRSLKAEVLDGRYFSTLMDAQSAFDQWREVYNLQRPHQALGYKVPMDRYRSSPWAYPQQLSDFEYGPDDVLAKVYDSRFRFQKRYFSIAKGLRGQHIAIRPNAERDGLFDVYFCHQFLRTFDVNNPDYGA, encoded by the coding sequence ATGCCTTGGACTACGAGAGACACCATGAGCCTGAAAGAAGAGTTCGTTGCCTTAGCACGGCAACCCGGCAGCAACAAACGTGAGCTGTGTCGACGATTCGGTATCAGCCCACAAACAGCGTACAAGTGGCTCAAACGCTACGAGGCGCTGGGTCAGCCTGGTCTGCAAGAGAAATCCCGCAGACCAGCGAGCAGTCCCAAACTGACCCAGACGGCCTTGGAAGCACAAGTCATCACACTTAGACAGGCCCATCCAGCATGGGGCGGACGCACAATTAGTAGCCTGTTGGAAAAGCGCATCGCCCCCAGCACCGTCACCAATATCTTGCACCGGCATGACCTGATTCAACCGTCTCTGAAGGAGCATTCGGCGACGCTGCGATTTGAACACGACGCGCCTAATGATCTTTGGCAGATGGATTTCAAAGGGCATTTCGCACTGCAGCAAGGTCGATGCCACCCCCTGACTCTGTTGGACGACCACTCCCGGTTCAGCCTAGCCATTGAGGCCTGTGATAACGAACGGGGAGCCACGGTGAAGGAGAAGATGATTGAGGTTTTCCAGCGCTATGGCTTGCCGGTTCGGATCAACGTTGATAACGGTGCTCCCTGGGGCTCGCCACGCAATCCAGGTGAGGTTTCAGAGTTGAGTATCTGGCTGATTCGCCTGGGAATCCGGATCAGCTTCAGCCGTCCTCGCCACCCTCAAACCAATGGAAAGATCGAACGTTTCCACCGCTCGCTCAAAGCAGAAGTACTTGATGGACGGTACTTTTCCACACTGATGGACGCTCAATCGGCTTTTGATCAATGGCGTGAGGTTTATAACCTGCAGCGCCCTCATCAGGCGCTGGGCTACAAGGTGCCGATGGACCGCTATCGGAGTAGCCCCTGGGCATATCCACAGCAACTGTCGGACTTTGAATATGGCCCAGATGATGTATTGGCAAAGGTTTATGACAGTCGATTTCGCTTTCAGAAACGCTACTTCAGCATCGCCAAAGGCCTGCGTGGGCAACACATAGCAATACGCCCTAACGCTGAAAGAGATGGCTTGTTTGACGTCTATTTCTGCCATCAATTTCTACGGACCTTCGACGTAAACAACCCTGACTACGGGGCATAA
- a CDS encoding efflux RND transporter periplasmic adaptor subunit: MKKPFLTIGRVVLTLLIVSFAVVVVWRMVMYYMFAPWTRDGHIRADIVQIAPDVSGLIQRVDVRDNQLVTKGQVLFAVDQDRFKLALRQAQAAVADRQETLAQAQREYKRNRGLGNLVPSEQLEESQSRVARAQSALAEAQVTVDSAQLNLDRSVIRSPVDGYVNDRAPRTQEFVTAGRPVLSVVDSNSFHIDGYFEETKLDGIHVGMGVDIRVIGDNARLHGHVQSIVAGIEDRDRSSGSNLLPNVNPAFSWVRLAQRIPVRIAFDDVPADFRMIAGRTATVSIIGDKVKDGEQP; this comes from the coding sequence ATGAAAAAACCTTTTTTGACTATCGGCCGTGTCGTCCTGACGTTGTTGATCGTGAGTTTCGCGGTCGTCGTTGTGTGGCGCATGGTCATGTACTACATGTTTGCGCCCTGGACCCGTGACGGCCACATCCGCGCCGACATCGTGCAGATCGCCCCGGACGTGTCCGGGCTGATCCAGCGCGTCGACGTGCGCGACAACCAGTTGGTGACCAAGGGCCAGGTGCTCTTTGCCGTCGACCAGGACCGCTTCAAGCTGGCCTTGCGCCAAGCCCAGGCCGCCGTGGCCGACCGCCAGGAAACCCTGGCCCAGGCCCAGCGCGAGTACAAGCGTAACCGTGGCCTCGGCAACCTGGTGCCCAGCGAGCAACTGGAAGAAAGCCAGTCCCGCGTCGCCCGCGCCCAATCGGCCCTGGCCGAAGCCCAGGTGACGGTAGACTCTGCCCAACTCAACCTCGACCGCTCGGTGATCCGCAGCCCCGTGGACGGCTACGTCAACGACCGCGCGCCGCGCACCCAGGAATTCGTCACCGCCGGGCGCCCGGTGCTGTCGGTGGTGGACAGCAATTCCTTCCACATCGACGGCTACTTCGAAGAGACCAAGCTCGACGGTATCCATGTCGGTATGGGCGTAGACATCCGCGTGATCGGCGACAACGCCCGCCTGCATGGGCATGTACAAAGCATCGTCGCCGGTATCGAAGACCGCGACCGCAGCAGCGGCTCCAACCTGTTGCCCAACGTCAATCCGGCGTTCAGCTGGGTGCGCCTGGCCCAGCGGATCCCGGTGCGCATCGCCTTTGATGATGTGCCGGCGGACTTTCGCATGATCGCCGGGCGTACGGCGACGGTGTCGATCATCGGCGATAAGGTCAAAGACGGAGAGCAGCCATGA
- a CDS encoding MarR family winged helix-turn-helix transcriptional regulator has protein sequence MNLSSSMVVGARNWRKICQTTLVSYGISEACAVPLLMIGRLGDGVHQVKVAQASGMESPSLVRLLDRLCSDGYVCRAEDIHDRRAKALSLTERGRELVQAVEAQLVRLRNEVLADIATPDLEAALRVLRAFEAAEAVSS, from the coding sequence ATGAACCTCAGCAGCAGCATGGTGGTGGGCGCCCGTAACTGGCGCAAAATCTGCCAGACCACGCTGGTGAGCTATGGCATCTCCGAAGCCTGCGCCGTGCCGTTGTTGATGATCGGCCGCCTGGGCGACGGTGTACACCAGGTCAAGGTGGCCCAGGCCTCCGGCATGGAGAGCCCGTCGCTGGTGCGCCTGCTCGACCGGCTGTGCAGCGACGGCTATGTGTGTCGCGCCGAAGACATCCACGACCGCCGCGCCAAGGCCCTGAGTCTTACCGAGCGTGGCCGTGAGCTGGTGCAGGCGGTGGAGGCGCAACTGGTGCGCCTGCGTAATGAAGTCCTGGCGGATATCGCCACCCCGGATCTGGAAGCCGCATTGCGCGTGCTGCGGGCCTTCGAGGCGGCCGAGGCTGTGTCATCTTGA
- a CDS encoding FUSC family protein — MSGFFTGFPPARDWFYGVRTFAASMIALYIAMLMQMPRPYWAMATVYIVSSPFVGPTSSKALYRAIGTFMGAAAAVLFVPMFVQSPYLLVVVIALWTGTLLFLSMHLRTANNYALMLAGYTLPLIALPVVDNPLAVWDVAEARTEEIFLGIAVAAVVGAMFWPRRLMPVFDGSVAKWFSDAQVYSQRFLTRQVDPEAVSNLRGGMVATFNTLELMIGQLPHEGARPQTVRNTKELRGRMIHLLPVIDALDDAVYAIEHRAPEFLDQLTPLLEEANAWLQSTTEQAPLDRWRVLRDKIDAAQPQGEALDDRHTLLFSNALYRLGEWIDLWQDCRSLQSAIQCESQDTWRAVYRHWRLGRLTPFLDRGLMFYSAFSTVTAIIVASVLWILLGWTDGGSAVILAAVACSFFASMDDPAPQIYRFFFWTAMSVLFASLYLFLVLPNLHDFPMLVLAFAVPFICIGTLTVQPRFYLGMLLTLVNTSSFISIQGAYDADFLNFANVNLAGPVGLLFAFVWTLIARPFGAELAAKRLTRFSWRDIVGLTEPATLNEHRHMAAQMLDRLMQHLPRLALTGQDTGSALRDLRVALNLLDLLAYSPRILGVPRVLLNQVVEGVGGYFKACLKAGERLPAPSGLLMTLDRTRRALNGQGLQDEDDTRLHLLHALAGLRLALLPGVEFIGGTEMEAPLPDGAPL; from the coding sequence TTGAGCGGATTTTTTACCGGCTTCCCGCCTGCCCGCGACTGGTTCTATGGGGTCCGTACATTCGCTGCGTCGATGATCGCGCTGTACATCGCCATGCTGATGCAAATGCCGCGTCCATACTGGGCGATGGCCACGGTGTATATCGTCTCCAGCCCGTTTGTCGGCCCCACCAGTTCCAAAGCCCTGTACCGCGCCATCGGCACCTTCATGGGGGCGGCGGCGGCGGTGCTGTTCGTGCCCATGTTCGTGCAGTCACCTTACCTGTTGGTGGTGGTCATCGCGTTGTGGACGGGCACCTTGCTGTTCCTCTCCATGCACCTGCGCACCGCGAATAACTACGCCTTGATGCTGGCCGGCTACACCTTGCCGCTGATTGCCTTGCCGGTGGTGGATAACCCGCTGGCGGTATGGGATGTGGCCGAGGCGCGTACCGAGGAAATCTTCCTGGGCATCGCGGTCGCGGCGGTGGTGGGGGCGATGTTCTGGCCGCGGCGCCTGATGCCGGTGTTCGATGGCTCGGTGGCCAAGTGGTTCAGCGACGCCCAGGTCTACAGCCAGCGTTTTCTCACCCGCCAGGTCGACCCTGAAGCCGTCAGCAACCTGCGCGGCGGCATGGTCGCCACCTTCAACACCCTCGAGTTGATGATCGGCCAGTTGCCCCACGAAGGCGCTCGCCCGCAAACGGTGCGCAACACCAAAGAACTGCGCGGGCGCATGATTCACCTGCTGCCGGTGATCGACGCGCTGGATGACGCGGTGTATGCCATCGAACACCGTGCGCCTGAGTTTCTTGATCAGCTCACGCCGCTGCTGGAAGAGGCCAATGCCTGGCTCCAAAGCACCACCGAACAAGCGCCCTTGGATCGCTGGCGCGTGCTGCGCGACAAGATCGACGCCGCGCAACCCCAGGGCGAAGCGCTGGATGACCGTCACACGCTGCTGTTCTCCAACGCCCTGTACCGCCTGGGCGAATGGATCGACCTGTGGCAGGACTGCCGCAGCCTGCAATCCGCCATCCAGTGCGAAAGTCAGGACACCTGGCGCGCCGTCTACCGCCACTGGCGCCTGGGCCGGCTCACGCCGTTCCTCGACCGTGGCCTGATGTTCTACTCGGCGTTTTCCACCGTCACCGCGATCATCGTCGCCTCGGTGCTGTGGATTCTGCTGGGCTGGACCGATGGCGGCAGCGCCGTGATCCTGGCCGCCGTCGCTTGCAGCTTCTTCGCCTCGATGGACGACCCGGCGCCGCAGATCTACCGGTTCTTTTTCTGGACCGCCATGTCGGTGCTGTTCGCCAGTCTGTACCTGTTCCTGGTGCTGCCCAACCTGCACGATTTTCCCATGCTGGTGCTGGCTTTTGCCGTGCCGTTTATCTGCATCGGCACGCTTACCGTGCAGCCACGGTTCTACCTGGGCATGCTGCTGACGCTGGTGAACACCTCGTCGTTTATCAGCATCCAGGGCGCCTATGACGCGGATTTTCTCAACTTCGCCAACGTCAACCTGGCTGGGCCCGTGGGCCTGCTGTTCGCATTTGTGTGGACCTTGATCGCCCGGCCCTTCGGCGCCGAACTGGCGGCCAAGCGTCTGACCCGTTTCAGCTGGCGTGACATCGTTGGCCTGACCGAGCCCGCAACCCTGAACGAACACCGGCACATGGCCGCGCAAATGCTCGACCGCCTGATGCAGCACCTGCCGCGCCTGGCTCTCACCGGCCAGGACACCGGCAGCGCCCTGCGCGACCTGCGCGTAGCGCTGAACCTGCTCGACCTGCTGGCCTACTCGCCGCGCATCCTCGGTGTGCCACGGGTGTTGCTCAACCAGGTGGTGGAAGGCGTGGGCGGTTACTTCAAGGCGTGCCTCAAGGCCGGTGAACGCTTACCCGCGCCCAGCGGTCTGCTGATGACCCTGGACCGCACGCGCCGTGCCCTCAACGGCCAGGGCCTGCAAGACGAAGACGACACCCGCCTGCACCTGCTGCATGCCTTGGCCGGCCTGCGCCTGGCGCTGTTGCCCGGCGTGGAATTCATTGGCGGCACGGAAATGGAAGCGCCGCTACCCGATGGAGCGCCTTTATGA